The Schistocerca nitens isolate TAMUIC-IGC-003100 chromosome 7, iqSchNite1.1, whole genome shotgun sequence genome contains a region encoding:
- the LOC126195182 gene encoding uncharacterized transmembrane protein DDB_G0289901-like translates to MAAWLEHRLAGSNTGWLDGSLAGTLLGRNAGWLAGTQAGWQERSLAGRNTDWLPGTLTGWLAGWQERWLASSLAGWQECWLSVRNTGWLAGTQAGWWECRLSGRNTGCLAGTQDAWNAGWLAGTQPGLQELRLSVRDTGWLARTQAGWQERRLAGRNAGWLAGTLAVWRAGWQERWLTGRSADWLAGTLAGWLAGRLAGRNAIWLAQTLAGWQEHRPAGRSTGWLAGTQAGWQERRLSGRNTGWFSGWLAGMLADWQEHIWLAGTQAGWLAGWQEHRLARMLSAWMERWLAGRNAGRLAGPQAGWQDLWVNGWPTGRNADCQERCLAGTLAVWQGSWLAGNLSAWQEHRLAGRNSGWLDGSHAGWQERRLAGRNTAWLARWLAGTLAGKNAGWQARMQDVSQEHRLAGRNAGWLSGTQAGWQERRLASRNAGWLAETQAGWQEHWLFGGLAGRNAG, encoded by the exons ATGGCTGCCTGGctggaacacaggctggctggcagcaaCACTGGTTGGCTGGATGGCAGCCTGGCAGGAACGCTgcttggcaggaacgctggctggctggcaggaacccaggctggctggcaggaacgcagtcTGGCTGGTAGGAACACAGACTGGCTTCCAGGAAcactgactggctggctggctggctggcaggaacgctggcttgCAAgttcgctggctggctggcaggagtgCTGGCTATCTgtcaggaacacaggctggctggcaggaacgcaggctggctggtgGGAATGCAGGCtgtctggcaggaacacaggctgccTGGCAGGAACGCAAGATGCTTG gaatgctggctggctggcaggaacacagccTGGCTTACAGGAACTCAGGCTGTCTGTCAGGGACACAGGCTGGCTGGCAagaacgcaggctggctggcaggaacgcaggctggctggcagaaacgcaggctggctggcaggaacactggctgtttggcgggctggctggcaggaacgctggctgactGGCAGGAGCGCGGACTGGCTGGCAGgtacactggctggctggctggcaggaaggctggctggcaggaatgctATCTGGCTGGCACAaacactggctggctggcaggaacacaggccgGCTGGCAGGagcacaggctggctggcaggaacgcaggctggctggcaggaacgcaggctgtctggcaggaacactggctggtTTTCGGGTtggctggcaggaatgctggctgACTGGCAGGAACAcatctggctggcaggaacacaggctggctggctggctggctggcaggaacacaggctggcaaGAATGCTCTCTGCCTGgatggaacgctggctggctggtagGAACGCAGGCAGGCTGGCTggaccacaggctggctggcaggacctGTGGGTGAATGGCTGGCCAACTGGCAGGAACGCTGACTGTCAGGAACGCtgcctggcaggaacgctggctgtctGGCAGGGGAGCTGGCTGGCAGGAAATTTGTCTgcctggcaggaacacaggctggctggcaggaactcaGGCTGGCTGGATGGATCTcatgctggctggcaggaacgcaggctggctggcaggaacactgcctggctggctcgctggctggcaggaacgctggctggcaagAATGCTGGCTGGCAGGCACGCATGCAGGATGTCTCGCAGGAACACagactggctggcaggaacgcaggctggctgtcAGGGACACAGGCTGGCTGGCAAGAACGCAGGCTGGCtagcaggaacgcaggctggctggcagaaacgcaggctggctggcaggaacactggctgtttggcgggctggctggcaggaacgctggctga
- the LOC126195187 gene encoding circumsporozoite protein-like gives MERRLAGRNRGSLAGPPAGWQDQNTGWLAGTQAGWQERRLAVRHTAWLADWLAGTLAGINAGWQQHRLAGSNTGCLAGTQAGWQEHRLAGSNADWLAGTRTGCQEHWLAGWQEGWLAGMLSGWHKHRLAGRNAGWLAGTQAGWQERRLAGRNAGWLAGTLAGWRVGWQECWLTARNTCHRLARMLSGWMERWLAGRNAGRLAAPQAGWQDLWVAGWPTGRNADCQERCLAGTLAVWQGSWLAGNLSAWLAGMQAGL, from the exons atggaacgcaggctggctggtaGGAACAGAGGAAGTCTGGCTGGACCACCGGCTGGCTGGCAGGACCA gaacacaggctggctagcaggaacgcaggctggctggcaggaacgcaggtTGGCTGTCAGGCACACTGCCTGGCTGGCtgactggctggcaggaacgctggctggcattAACGCTGGATGGCAgcaacacaggctggctggcagcaacacaggctgtttggcaggaacgcaggctggctggcaggaacacaggctggctgggaGTAACGCAGACTGGCTGGCAGGTACGCGGACTGGCTGCcaggaacactggctggctggctggcaggaaggctggctggcaggaatgctATCTGGCTGGCAcaaacacaggctggctggcaggaacgcaggctggctggcaggaacacaggctggctggcaggaacgcaggctggctggcaggaacgcaggctggctggcaggaacactggctggtTGGCGGGTtggctggcaggaatgctggctgACTGCCAGGAATACCTGCCACAGGCTGGCAAGAATGCTCTCTGGCTGgatggaacgctggctggctggtagGAACGCAGGCAGGCTGGCTgcaccacaggctggctggcaggacctGTGGGTGGCTGGCTGGCCAACTGGCAGGAACGCTGACTGTCAGGAACGCtgcctggcaggaacgctggctgtctGGCAGGGGAGCTGGCTGGCAGGAAATTTGTCTGCCTGGCTGGCAGGCATGCAGGCTGGTTTGTAG
- the LOC126195186 gene encoding circumsporozoite protein-like, whose product MQAGWEELRLANRNPGWLAGTLAGWLAGWQERWLAGTLAGTNAGWLAVRRSGWLTDWQAGTLAGRNAGWLAGTQAGWQQHRLSGWNIAGWLAGWHERSLAETLDGLQEHRLVGMNAGWLAVTHAGSYGHWLAGWLAGTLSGRNAGWPSGTEEGRQERRLAGRNSGWLGGSQAGWQERRLAGRNTAWLARWLAGTLAGKNAGWQARMQDVSQEHRLAGRNTGWVAGMQADWQDRWLAGSNTGKLEGTQSGWQEHRLSGRNTYWLADWVAWTQVGRDAGWLAGMLAGRNGVCRQEHRLDGRNTG is encoded by the coding sequence atgcaGGCTGGCTGGGAGGAACTCAGGCTGGCTAACAGGAACCCAGggtggctggcaggaacactggctggctggctggctggctggcaggaacgctggctggcaggaacgctggctggcacgAACGCTGGATGGCTGGCTGTCAGGCGCTCTGGCTGGCTGACTGACTGgcaggcaggaacgctggctggcaggaacgctggatggctggcaggaacacaggctggctggcagcagcacaggctGTCTGGCTGGAAtattgctggctggctggctggctggcatgaACGTAGTTTAGCAGAGACGTTGGATGGCCTGCAGGAACACAGGCTGGTTGGCATGAACGCAGGCTGGCTAGCAGTAACGCATGCAGGCTCGTATggacactggctggctggctggctggcaggaacgctgtctGGTAGGAATGCTGGCTGGCCATCAGGAACAGAGGAAGGcaggcaggaacgcaggctggctggcaggaactcaGGCTGGCTGGGTGGAtctcaggctggctggcaggaacgcaggctggctggcaggaacactgcctggctggctcgctggctggcaggaacgctggctggcaagAATGCTGGCTGGCAGGCACGAATGCAGGATGTCTCGCAGGAACACagactggctggcaggaacacaggctgggtGGCAGGAATGCAGGCTGACTGGCAGgatcgctggctggctggcagcaaCACTGGCAAGCTGGAAGGAACACagtctggctggcaggaacacaggctgtcAGGTAGGAATACTTACTGGCTGGCTGACTGGGTGGCATGGACGCAGGTTGGCAGGGACGCTGGTtggctggcaggaatgctggctggcaggaacggtgTGTGccggcaggaacacaggctggatGGCAGGAACACAGGCTAA
- the LOC126195189 gene encoding circumsporozoite protein-like: protein MNAGWLAVTHAGSYGHWLAGWLAGTLSGRNAGWPSGTEEGRQERRLAGRNSGWLGGSQAGWQERRLAGRNTAWLARWLAGTLAGKNAGWQARMQDVSQEHRLAGRNTGWVAGMQADWQDRWLAGSNTGKLEGTQSGWQEHRLSGRNTYWLADWVAWTQVGRDAGWLAGMLAGRNGVCRQEHRLDGRNTG, encoded by the coding sequence ATGAACGCAGGCTGGCTAGCAGTAACGCATGCAGGCTCGTATggacactggctggctggctggctggcaggaacgctgtctGGTAGGAATGCTGGCTGGCCATCAGGAACAGAGGAAGGcaggcaggaacgcaggctggctggcaggaactcaGGCTGGCTGGGTGGAtctcaggctggctggcaggaacgcaggctggctggcaggaacactgcctggctggctcgctggctggcaggaacgctggctggcaagAATGCTGGCTGGCAGGCACGAATGCAGGATGTCTCGCAGGAACACagactggctggcaggaacacaggctgggtGGCAGGAATGCAGGCTGACTGGCAGgatcgctggctggctggcagcaaCACTGGCAAGCTGGAAGGAACACagtctggctggcaggaacacaggctgtcAGGTAGGAATACTTACTGGCTGGCTGACTGGGTGGCATGGACGCAGGTTGGCAGGGACGCTGGTtggctggcaggaatgctggctggcaggaacggtgTGTGccggcaggaacacaggctggatGGCAGGAACACAGGCTAA
- the LOC126195192 gene encoding proline-rich protein 36-like — MPASVPASQSASQAVCLTANLRSCQPACVPASQPVFLRTTKHCCQLETCIAASKPVFLTGTQISCQLAFLPASHRSCQAAFLSASVPASRPASHPLVLPASRWSSQTSSVPTSQPAFHPARGRSCQPVFLPASQPASLCTCQPDVFLPVSQRSCQPARQPASVPASQPAFLPASLRSCQPPCVPASQPAFLPASLCSCQSDSFPASQPSCLPASQCSCQPVPVPASQSAFQDSQPVFLPASQPASKYSYQTACVPASQPVFWPACQCSCQPACDPARKPVFLPDSLSSCQPASFPDGQPAFLPDSLPASQPASQCPCEPSCFPASQPAFLPASPPTSQCSCQPACVPASQPAFLPTSLCSCQPSSVPANLRSCQPASKNYCETACVAARQLVFLPAIQRSCQPAFLPASVPASQPASVPASHPAFLLASLSSFQPACDPASLPVFLPASQRSCQPASVPASQPSPWSYKPACIPASQPVFLPGRQISCQPALLPPSHRSCQAAFLSASVPSSRPASHPQVLPASLWSSQPACVPSSQRAFLPAGVPASQPASQPVFLPVRCVPASQPAFLPTSQSSCQPVRVPASQSAAACVPASQPAFLPASLRSCQPACVPARQPPFPRASLCSCLPASIPASQRSCQPASQSASAPASHPAFLKAKLSSSQPACIPASQTMLLPASQRSCLPASVPASQRSCQPASESPSVPASQPVFLQTSLHSCQPACVPASQPVFLPDSQRSCQPASVLASQRSCQPASHPVSVPGSQSVLLQGQAAILPSSICSWQPASVPPNLHSCHPAGQPASIPAIQPVFLPASQRSCQPAFLPASHRPCQPAFMPPSQPASKYSYQTACLPDSQPVFRPACLRSYQPASVPASQPVILPASLCSCQAACVPASHPASPLNFVHASQPARIPARQHVLLPDSLCSCQPSSVRASQRSCQPALLPASQPASQCSCQPPCVPVSQPEFLPASL, encoded by the exons atgccagccagcgttcctgccagccagtcaGCCAGCCAGGCAGTGTGCCTGACAGCCAacctgcgttcctgccagccagcctgcgttcctgctagccagcctgtgttcctgcgaACCACCAAGCATTGCTGCCAGTTAGAAA cctgcattgctgccagcAAGCCCGTGTTCCTGACAGGCACACAAATTTCCTGCCAGctagcgttcctgccagccagccatcgTTCCTGCCAGGCAGCGTTCCtgtcagccagcgttcctgccagtcgGCCAGCCAGCCACCCACTGGTCCTGCCAGCCAGCCGGTGGTCCAGCCAGACTTCCTCTGTTCCtaccagccagcctgcgttccatCCAGCCAGAGGTCGTTCTTgtcagcctgtgttcctgccagccagccagccagccagcctgtgtACCTGCCAGCCAGATGTGTTCCTGCCagtcagccagcgttcctgccagccagcccgccaaccagccagtgttcctgccagccagcctgcgttcctgccagccagcctgcgttcctgccagccaccctgtgttcctgccagccagcctgcgttcctgccagccagcctgtgttcctgccagtcaGATAgctttcctgccagccagccttcctgcctgcctgccagccagtgttcctgccagccagtccCCGTTCCTGCCAGCCAGTCGGCGTTCCAGgacagccagcctgtgttcctgccagccagccagccagctagcaAGTATTCCTACCAgacagcctgtgttcctgccagccagcctgtgttctgGCCAGCctgccagtgttcctgccagccagcctgtgatCCTGCCAGaaagcctgtgttcctgccagacaGCCTGAGTTCCTGCCAGCCTGCCTCTTTTCCTGACGGCCAGCCAGCATTCCTACCAGACAGCCtacctgccagccagccagccagccagtgtccATGCGAGCCTTCCTGCTTTCCTGCCagtcagccagcgttcctgccagccagcccgccaaccagccagtgttcctgccagccagcctgcgttcctgccagccagcctgcgttcctgccaaccagcctgtgttcctgccagccatcCAGCGTCCCCGCTAACCTTCGTTCATGCCAGCCAGCCAGCAAGAATTACTGCGAGACAGCATGTGTTGCTGCCAGACAGCTTGTGTTCCTGCCAGCCATCCAGCGTTcgtgccagccagcgttcctgccagccagcgttcctgccagccagccagccagtgttcctgccagccaccCTGCGTTCCTGTTAGCCAGCCTGAGTTCCTTCCAGCCAGCATGTGATCCTGCCAGCctgcctgtgttcctgccagccagccagcgctcctgccagccagccagcgttcctgccagccagc CCAGCCCGTGGTCCTACAAACCAGCCTGCATTccagccagccagcctgtgttcctgccaggcAGACAAATTTCCTGCCAGCCAGCGCTCCTGCCACCCAGCCATCGTTCCTGCCAGGCAGCGTTCCTGTCAGCCAGCGTTCCTAGCAGCAGGCCAGCCAGCCACCCACaggtcctgccagccagcctgtggtccAGCCAGCCTGCGTGCGTTCCATCCAGCCAGAGAGCGTTCTTGCCAGccggtgttcctgccagccagccagccagccagcctgtgttcctgccagtcaGATGTGTTCCTGCTAGTCAGCCAGCTTTCCTGCCAACCAGCCAGTCATCCTGCCAGCCAGTccgcgttcctgccagccagtctGCG GCAGCCTGtgttccagccagccagcctgcattcctaccagccagcctgcgttcctgccagccagcctgtgttcctgccaggcAGCCTCCGTTCCCTCGAGCCAGCCTGTGTTCGTGCCTGCcagccagcattcctgccagccagcgttcctgccagccagccagtcaaTCAGCCAGTGCTCCTGCCAGCCACCCTGCGTTCCTCAAAGCCAAACTGAGTTCCTCCCAGCCGGCCTGCATTCCTGCCAGCCAGACTATGttactgccagccagccagcgctcCTGCCTgccagccagtgttcctgccagccagcgttcctgccagcctgcCAGCGAGTCAcccagtgttcctgccagccagcccgtGTTCCTACAAACCAGCCtgcattcctgccagccagcctgtgttcctgccagccagcctgtgttcctgccagatAGCCAGcgctcctgccagccagccagcgtacTTGcaagccagcgttcctgccagccagccagccatccaGTCAGTGTTCCTGGAAGCCAGTCTGTGCTCCTACAAGGCCAGGCTGCCATCCTTCCATCTAGCATTTGTTCCTGGCAGCCAGCCAGCGTCCCTCCCAACCTGCATTCATGCCACCCAGCCGGCCAGCCAGCAAGTATTCCGGCCatccagcctgtgttcctgccagccagccagcgttcctgccagccagcgttcctgccagcgagCCATCGTCCCTGCCAACCTGCGTTCATGCCACCCAGCCAGCCAGCTAGCAAGTATTCCTACCAGACAGCCTGTCTTCCTGACAGCCAGCCTGTGTTCCGGCCAGCCTGCCTGCGTTCCTACCAACctgccagtgttcctgccagccagcctgtgatcctgccagccagcctgtgttcctgccaggcagcctgtgttcctgccagccatcCAGCGTCCCCGCTAAACTTCGTTCATGCCAGCCAGCCAGCAAGAATTCCTGCCAGACAGCATGTGTTGCTGCCAGACAGCTTGTGTTCCTGCCAGCCATCCAGCGTTcgtgccagccagcgttcctgccagccagcgttgctgccagccagccagccagccagccagtgttcctgccagccaccCTGCGTTCCTGTTAGCCAGCCTGAGTTCCTCCCAGCCAGCCTGTGA
- the LOC126195191 gene encoding transcriptional regulatory protein AlgP-like produces the protein MPTSLCSCRPSNVSAKLRSCQPASQPAIFQPDSLCCCQPACVPASHPAFLPASVPACQSVSQPERLTASHPAFVPASVPASQRSCQPASQPASVPASHPGFLLASLSSSQPACIPASQPEFLQASLHPAFLPASVPANLPASHPVCLPASPCPTNQPACLPARQTNFLPASSPARQPAFLPGSVPDSQRSCQLASQPPTGPASQPVVQPACLRSYQPASVPSSQRAFLPACGRYSWQSASIPASQPANQPVFLPASLRSCQPACVPASQPVFLPASLRSCQPACVCASQIAFLPASLPASQPASVPGSQSAYLPASLRYSQPACVPASQPAFLPNSLCCCQPACVAAIQR, from the exons ATGCCAACCAGCCTGTGTTCCTGCAGGCCATCCAACGTCTCTGCTAAACTACGTtcatgccagccagccagccagccagcaataTTCCAGCCAGACagcctgtgctgctgccagccagcctgtgttcctgccagccatccagcgttcctgccagccagcgttcctgcctgcCAGTCAGTCAGCCAGCCAGAGCGCCTGACAGCCAGCCATCCAGCGTTcgtgccagccagcgttcctgccagccagcgttcctgccagccagccagccagccagccagtgttcctgccagccaccCTGGGTTCCTGTTAGCCAGCCTGAGTTCCTCCCAGCCAGCCtgcattcctgccagccagcctgagtTCCTCCAAGCCAGCCT ccatccagcattcctgccagccagcgttcctgccaaccTGCCAGCCAGTCAcccagtgtgcctgccagccagccCGTGTCCTACAAACCAGCCTGCATGCCTGCCAGCCAGGCAGACAAATTTCCTGCCAGCCAGCTCCCCTGCCagacagccagcgttcctgccaggcaGCGTTCCTGACAGTCAGCGTTCCTGCCAGTTGGCCAGCCAGCCACCCACaggtcctgccagccagcctgtggtgcAGCCAGCCTGCCTGCGTTCctaccagccagccagcgttccatcCAGCCAGAGAGCATTCTTGCCAGCCTGTGGCAGGTATTCCTGGCAGTcagccagcattcctgccagccaACCCGCCAaccagccagtgttcctgccagccagcctgcgttcctgccagccagcctgcgttcctgccagccagcctgtgttcctgccagccagcctgcgttcctgccagccagcctgtgtttgTGCCAGCCAGATagcattcctgccagccagccttcctgccagccagccagccagtgttcctgGCAGCCAGTCCGCGTACCTGCCAGCCAGTCTGCGTTACtcccagccagcctgtgttcctgccagccagcctgcgttcctgccaaacagcctgtgttgctgccagccagcctgtgttgcTGCCATCCAGCGTTaa